From the Centropristis striata isolate RG_2023a ecotype Rhode Island chromosome 5, C.striata_1.0, whole genome shotgun sequence genome, the window CCAAGATCCCACAATGCACAAGGAACATGTTGCAGGTTTACAGGTACAGCATGAGAAACTCTAGATAACAATAACAAGTATCGATTTATTTTCCCCATCTTTGGacactgttttttctctcttttctctttctcccagTTCCCTTATGTCTCCTGTAGTAATTGTCCTACAGTTCCAAAGTTTGTCCAGTTCAGTTCCTCTTCGGCTTTgtgttgtcagtgtgtgtctggGCTGCTGACAGCTGTTTCCATGCATCCACAATGAGCATCAGCGGAATGATGAACCACAGCATGTTCATGAACGTAAAGTAGAACCAGAAGTAGATCGGGTGTCCCAGCTCAGTGTGAGAATAACCATCTCTGTGCTCCGTGTAGAAGTAAAGCACTACACCATACAGCTGACCTGGAAGACAAATCGtgtaaatatgattaaaaaaatacttcttgAGAGATTCTGagaatgtatattattatttataaatcaaTATGTGTAGCAATAAATAACTAACAATATCTTACCTATTGAAATGATGAGTTGCAGAACAAATCTGTAGGGCTTGTTCGTTAAGAAGGCAAATACAGCCCACAAACTGAAAGGTCCCCATAACCATGCAGTCACAGTCTCCATACAGACAGTGAAATTATCCGCTCTAGAAATATGCAAGGCACAATTAGTTACAGgtttattccttattttttaatgcaaaagttCAACAAAGTTATGTGCAACTTGAACTCACATTATATAACGACTGTCTCCTTTGGAGTACTCCTTCCCTGTCggagaaaaatataaaacatggtTCTTCTAGAATGCAACATTACAGATTATTACAGATTTTCTAAACATGCTTTTCTTGTTTGTACTTACATAGCTGTGACAGGAAGCTCTGGTCCCCTGCAATAACATCATAATACAGCGAGAACCATCCCTCAATGATTCCATGGACGAAACCACAAACGGCAAACCAGCACACAGCCAGACGcctccatgtccccagccttTCTCTCTGGCCAGTGATCAGCCACGTCACAAGCATAAACACACCAGACACAGAAAAAAGGAACACGAGGATCTCTGACATGGATCGGTCATTGGCCACATAGGTGGGAATCAAAAGGTCCCGAGGCCAGTAGGGATGAAGAACTCCAGCTTCTGATGTGGCATCCATCATCTGTTTCAAGAAAGGTTGGTCAAAGCTCTTTAGCCACAGTAGGCTACGTAGCCAACGAAACAGCAGAGCCACATAGTGTAGAATAAAATAAGTATAGTAGGTTATATATATTGAGGGacagaacaataaaaaacaatgatgcCACAGACACAGTTTAGTAATGTGCAAAAATGTCAATGTGcatctttttaattattaatgagCACTCTGCACTTCTATTATACTTCTACTGTAACAGTTTATCATTTATCGCAAATGTACAAACTTAAGTTAATAGATGTAAGGTTTTATTGAAGGATCTTAATAGCAGAACAAAGGCAataatgcatgcatgcatatttGTCCTAACCAGTGATTTTAACCGCTGTATTGAATAAAAGGTAAGAAAATGTTTATGAAAAATTGCGTCATCCATCATCTGTTTCAAGAGAGGTTGGTCAAAGCTCTTTAGCCACAGTAGGCTGAAAATGCATTGATTTCTGATATTGGAGATAATTCAAGCTCAAGTTTACACTGAAAATTTGCTGTTGTGGGAATAATTAAGAAACATCttatcttttaaaaacaacGAGACAACAGAGCCACATAGtgtagaataaaataattatagtaGGCATTATATATTGAGggacagaataataaaaaacaatgatgcCACAGACACAGTTTAGTAATGTGCAAAAATGTCAATGTGCATCTGTTTAATTACTTATGAGCACTCTGCACTTCTGCTGAGTCTGTAACAGTGAATCATTTATCACAAATGTAAAAACTTAAGTTATTAGAGGTAAGGTTTTATTGAAGGATCTTAATAGCAGAACAAAGGCAATAATGCATGAATATTTGTCCTTACCAGTGATTTTGATCGCTGTATTGAATAAAAGGTAAGAAAATGTTTATGAAAAATTGCGCGGCTCCAATCATCCAAGGCAGCTAACTAGTAACTCTAGTTCAATTTCAGTGCAGATGAACTCAAACACGGAACTCACTCGAGCAAGGGGCGGATACCTGCGATTACAAAGACCAATCAAAAGACAGTATGCACAGAGCTACCCATAGAGCTACCAGCACATGCGATCTGCTGGCCCGCCGATTGGCTCTTCATCTCGGAACATGGACGTTGTCGCTGGAAACTACCAATTAAAATATGTCTCTTACTCGAAGATACCGTCCCCCCTCTCCATGGGCAAATGTATAATATCAAACGTTGGTGAAACGTGAATTGCCGAaccggtaaaaaaaaaaaaaataataaaaaaaaaaaaaaaaaaattaagtaaaaattaATTGAGTAAAAATTAACTCAACTTGTTATTGAGTtcataatgttttaatatattgTAATGTATCGTAACGTTTTCACGGTCTGCGAATTCTGCCAGCTGAATACAATGAAATTAGTGTTTCctacatttttctgttgtgtaAAACAATATTACACCTGACCTGATTGTGCATCaacttatatattttgtttatttgagaCAGATgtttaacaattaaaaaatgaatgtttcaTGTTACGTTACGATTAACTTTCCCATAGGTCCCAACTGTTGGAGACGAATTAAAAGAAGACAGATAGTGTAAGCATGTTCATAATCGTAAAATTCTATGATTTACGTACGATGTATGTATGTTCCAAATAGTGCAAAAACATATAGCgtactaaaaatattttaattttgtatacaTGGATTGTCTTGCAAGTCAaaagtaagtctcaagtctcTCAACAACCTTAAACCTTAAAACCTTAAAGTCAGTTTATTCTGGAAATGAATTTCTCAGTGGCACaccttttctcttttgtttaaagatgttgtcttgttgtttgtcaagaaaaggaaaaaggttTCCTCCCATGCCGTGTCAGGGAATATTCCCTGCCGTGACCCGGATTCGAACCGGGGTTGCTGCGGCCACAACGCAGAGTACTAACCACTATACGATCACGGCGAGCTACTGGGAGTCATGCTACCAGCACGTTCAGTTGCCTTCATGAAGCTGTGCGGAGGGGCTCCATATGATACATTGAGTGATACGTTAGTATGTTTATGGTTCCATTTACGATGCCCTTTTCAGTTTCCACACCAAATACGTTAGTTTGCGACAGTCGTGACGGACGTTAACCCAGGGTTTCTTCCCTGATGAGAGCAGTTTAGTTAACGGTCGTTATCTATAGTTAATTATTTTTACCAACACCGAAATAAAGCGTTAAAAAAACTTTACGTCGGTGTTCGTAAACAAAATCAACTAATGTCAAcgtcagacatttttttacaatatcTACCGGTAACATTAACTTTAATTCTTAATTTAACTGCTGCCACTAAGTTGCAGATAAGTTTAATCAACGTTAGCAAAGCTAGCTAGCATACGTTATAGCTAACTTAGTTGTTAccattatatacagtatatggctGTTACGCTGCTGCTCGGAACTCGGAAATATCCGACCTCCGAGtcggaaaagtgcaatagaacggcccttgaactcGGGATTCCGACTCGGGAATTCGGGTAGGATCCAGCAGCCCGAGTAGGTCGGAAATACGTGGAAAACGTCAAAGCAAAACGGTGCCACACAACGTGAGGGGacagtcactttatcttcagCATTGATGTGTTTCcccagaatattttttaaatgcacgtCATTACACCACTGGTCGTTGCTACCATGGTTTCACCAGTTGCGTTGTACTTTAAAACTTTAAGGCATTCAAAATGTCGTATTGGTCCCATATGGTCTAGCGGTTAGGATTCCTGGTTTTCACccaggcggcccgggttcgactCCCGGTATGGGAacttccccttttttttccattttaaaaacggaataataatattattaaagaGTTACTATATGAATCCACGAAGGGAAATTTTAGTGTAACAGCAGCATAAACGGAATAAGAGaagaacaaaaaatagatggagttgacatacaaaataaattataataaaagcaTAGAAGAAAACGATATAAACTGTTTACATAACAAGGATAATTTAGTGCAAACGGATTGATCAATGTGATTATATGTTATGTGGTGGGTTGTCCATAATGGGGAGTAGTTTTAAACATTTCTGAACTAACAAGCAAATAATGACAATAAGCATGCATGAGAGGTAATTTTAATGTTACATCACTATACATTTGTCATGTTACGTTAGGTATTCATGCGCTGCAGCCAAGGATGTATAAAGAGATATATACGTAGATATAGTACAAATAGAGAGCAATGGATAAATAGGCTGCAAGTGCAATAGACATGTGATATAGATCACATGACCACATGACGCCATGTGTGTCATGTGATGCGGAAGCCGTAAATTGCTGGTTTATCGTTGAACTGTTGATTTGCGGTTGAAACGACGGTGGTGAAGactgtttggaaaaaaatacttgagCTCGTACAAAACAGTCGAAATGGGTGTGTCAGAATTGGAAAAATCTTCTCTGCTTCTGGACGAAAAGCTGCTCCGTTTAATGGAGCAGCTGGAGTTGCTGGAGGAGAAACGAGCCACTCTCAACTCCCTAATAGAGCAGGTAGCACAGAGAGCAAACCACTCTCGAACATCTATCtctgtttaaatgtgtgtgtccatgACTGTTTAcatttgcagaaacatacatttttttgaaggtgtaaacaaaaacagcaactttGTGAAATGCCTGTACCCGTTTTAGAACCTTAAATGTAGGGTAACTGAATATCTTTTGGTTTTCCACTCTTGATCAATCAACAGAAAATTGTCAATGTCCGCTAAAGCTCAGGGATATTGTAATGGGTAATATTTCttcattcttccagagattctaccagactaactgaatttcccctcggggataaataaagtaattttgtgttgattgATTTCACTATTTTCAACAATGaagtaatgacaaaaaaaaagagatgatgaaaattattttgtgctGCAACCCTGATGTGA encodes:
- the ebp gene encoding 3-beta-hydroxysteroid-Delta(8),Delta(7)-isomerase isoform X1 — translated: MMDDAIFHKHFLTFYSIQRLKSLMMDATSEAGVLHPYWPRDLLIPTYVANDRSMSEILVFLFSVSGVFMLVTWLITGQRERLGTWRRLAVCWFAVCGFVHGIIEGWFSLYYDVIAGDQSFLSQLWKEYSKGDSRYIIADNFTVCMETVTAWLWGPFSLWAVFAFLTNKPYRFVLQLIISIGQLYGVVLYFYTEHRDGYSHTELGHPIYFWFYFTFMNMLWFIIPLMLIVDAWKQLSAAQTHTDNTKPKRN
- the ebp gene encoding 3-beta-hydroxysteroid-Delta(8),Delta(7)-isomerase isoform X2, which codes for MMDATSEAGVLHPYWPRDLLIPTYVANDRSMSEILVFLFSVSGVFMLVTWLITGQRERLGTWRRLAVCWFAVCGFVHGIIEGWFSLYYDVIAGDQSFLSQLWKEYSKGDSRYIIADNFTVCMETVTAWLWGPFSLWAVFAFLTNKPYRFVLQLIISIGQLYGVVLYFYTEHRDGYSHTELGHPIYFWFYFTFMNMLWFIIPLMLIVDAWKQLSAAQTHTDNTKPKRN